GGCGGCATAGGGCAGGCTGTCGAGACGCCTGTGGTTCAGCCGCTTCGCGGTGATCGCGTAGCGGCTGTCCTGATAGTAGGCCAGGACTTTGCGGACGTCCCGGTCCTTGTCTGTCGCGGACAGGTCCGAGAGGTAGATGTCATAGGTAGACCGGTGCAAGGCATGGGCTTCGTCGAAGGTGTTTTGCGCGCGCCAGGCGAGTTTCATGTATGTCGGCGCGATCGCTTCCTCGTTGGGCGGGAGCGAAGGCCTGGAGGCGATGAACCGGAGCGTCTCCTGTCTCGCCCGCTCCTCGATCGCCGGCACGTCCTTGGCCCCGGTCAAGAGCAGGGTCTCGTACAGGTTGGAATGGCCGAAGTCGATCCCGTTGAAGTCGGCGTCGAGTTCCTGGAGATTCTCCCGGAGCGAAAAGTTCCAGAGAGCGCGGTAATAGAAGCGCTTGTCCCGCTGTTCCAACTGGGTGCAGGCCGTCGCGGCCAGGGCTAGCGTCAGCCCCGCCGCGATGCCCATGAGGGATAGGAGAACTTTTCTCGACATGGCGAACAGGCTCCTCGATCCGGCTCAGTGATGTTGGTGATGGGCATGGACCACCGCATGGCCCAGGCCCCGTTCGATGAGCCAGCGATTGACGGGCACGGCCGCCACGAATGCGACCGCCAGCGAAGCCACCAGGCTTGCCCAAAAGAGCGGGTCGGTCAGGCCCGCGTCCATCGCGCCGGGAATCACCAGCATGGTGACATTGTCCGCCACCTCCATCGTGGCCACCGATACGGTATCGGCGGCAAAGGCCAGGGCCGCCGCCGTGGCGAACGTCATCCCGCTTTTCATTAATGGGACCAGCGTGAAGGCGTAACCGAAGCCGAAGGCCAGGAGCACGGCCAGGGCGATCGAGGCGCCGTTGCCCCAGTCCAATGCCGTGGCGATGACCAAACCCAGAACTTCCCCGATCCCGCAGCCGATCAGGCAGTGGGCGGTGGCGGTGATGGCCTGTCGCGTGAGCGACTGGCTCTCCTGCCGGTCGTGGTCATGGTGGTGATGGTGATGATGTTCGGCGTGCATAGCGGTCTCCATAGCTTCCTCCTCGCGTGAATGGTTCTCCTCGGCGCCATGTGCCTGGCATTCCTGTAGACGGAGGAGGGGGGCTATTATTACAGCATACCTCCTGCCGGGTGGTGGCGATAGGAAACGCCGCCGATCGTGGTCGCTCAGTGCGTGAGAGTGCGAGGTTATTCGC
This genomic stretch from Nitrospirota bacterium harbors:
- a CDS encoding DUF4396 domain-containing protein yields the protein METAMHAEHHHHHHHDHDRQESQSLTRQAITATAHCLIGCGIGEVLGLVIATALDWGNGASIALAVLLAFGFGYAFTLVPLMKSGMTFATAAALAFAADTVSVATMEVADNVTMLVIPGAMDAGLTDPLFWASLVASLAVAFVAAVPVNRWLIERGLGHAVVHAHHQHH